In a genomic window of Quercus lobata isolate SW786 chromosome 4, ValleyOak3.0 Primary Assembly, whole genome shotgun sequence:
- the LOC115984500 gene encoding disease resistance protein RPP13-like produces MANTLVGSVVGSAVTFLLANVTQLLKAEAKLLGGVKEQVKILENELKFIKVFLQNTEGEQDENSTLKEVVSQIRDAAYEAEDVIDTFIINAVMHRKRSKLEKLIHFRDQLNMFHDVANDIDRINNVIARINENRGKYVTEKVESGGDAEQAERILDKRRRTVEEDHVVGFSQDTKTLVDKLVEGGSQLDVISIVGMGGLGKTTLARKIYNNNRVQDHFDVRGWFYVSQKYRIRDLLLEFLKVVKPAKSQFMILKDKLHQELFQILEANYSSNRDKLISVELFTNLKDMKEKDDEEFKEMLFQGLNRIKDSQLRDSLQSLVEKIYEKNCEDLQDFADDELKKCLFRCLTGRRYLLVLDDIWDNNAWNEVFTSFPDKLKGSRILITSRKSEVALHAASPNFLPHQLPFLGKEESWELFSKKVFRGATCPEHLERLGRQIAENCGGLPLAIVVLGSLLATKNKESHIWRKVTCNIIPYLNEERSNCSDILALSYDDLPMHLKPCFLYFGIYPEDFEIPVRQLIQLWIAEGFIQQAHNTNVEDVAEEYLEKLIDRSLIQVATRRADGGIKTCRIHDLLRDLCIEESLKEKFLDIRTKDNFSTNSQSRRLSIQCATHLSISNPPEPSYTRSLLCLGDDETSNVESNLNWVCETFKLVRVVDLGNMATFSAIPKKIEKLILVRYLRIQLCELDVLPASICRLWNLETLDMRKSKIKCLPKEVWRLQKLKHLYLGGPTSIPKTKKKDLPNLQLLTGIAINQDTLSLLAKDRFPNLKKLGLHFSSGVELTLLSNLHLSSHLQTLKIKGLFDLPSLISFPSTLTKITLLCKNISPNVVTVLGRHTILQILKIKGVNPVQMDLNCDESSFPQLEVFKMANLEIMHWNMQSGAMPKVQHLVIDNCKYLNTLPDELWCLTALRDVEVLYPSGNLARKLQQLQMKSGCKLQVYPPLGASN; encoded by the coding sequence atggcGAACACTTTGGTGGGCAGTGTGGTGGGCAGTGCTGTGACTTTCCTCTTAGCGAACGTGACTCAGTTGCTCAAAGCTGAAGCGAAGTTGCTTGGTGGGGTGAAAGAACAAGTCAAGATACTTGAAAACGAGTTGAAATTTATCAAAGTTTTCCTTCAAAATACTGAGGGAGAACAGGATGAGAATAGCACGTTGAAAGAGGTAGTCAGCCAAATCAGGGACGCAGCCTACGAGGCTGAGGATGTCATCGACACTTTCATCATAAATGCCGTAATGCACAGGAAAAGAAGTAAGTTGGAGAAGCTAATCCATTTCCGTGACCAATTAAACATGTTTCATGATGTTGCAAACGACATAGATCGCATCAACAATGTCATCGCAAGAATTAACGAGAATAGGGGAAAGTACGTCACAGAAAAAGTAGAATCCGGAGGAGATGCAGAACAAGCGGAGCGGATACTGGACAAGCGCAGGAGAACTGTAGAGGAAGATCACGTTGTGGGCTTCAGTCAAGACACGAAGACATTGGTGGACAAGCTTGTTGAAGGGGGTTCTCAACTTGATGTCATTTCAATCGTCGGCATGGGTGGCCTAGGCAAGACCACTCTTGCCAGGAAGATTTACAACAACAATCGTGTTCAAGATCACTTTGATGTGCGAGGGTGGTtttatgtttctcaaaaatacAGAATCCGAGATCTGTTGCTTGAATTTTTAAAGGTTGTGAAGCCAGCAAAGTCACAGTTCATGATCTTGAAAGACAAATTGCACCAGGAATTATTCCAAATTTTGGAAGCTAATTATAGCTCCAATAGGGATAAATTGATAAGCGTGGAACTGTTCACAAACTTGAAAGATATGAAGGAAAAGGATGATGAAGAATTCAAAGAGATGCTGTTCCAGGGGTTGAACCGTATAAAAGACTCTCAATTGCGAGATTCATTACAGAGTTTGGTGGAGAAAATATATGAGAAGAATTGTGAAGATTTGCAAGATTTCGCTGatgatgaattgaaaaaatgTCTATTTAGATGCTTGACAGGAAGGAGGTACCTACTAGTCCTGGATGACATATGGGACAATAATGCATGGAACGAGGTTTTTACTTCCTTCCCTGATAAGCTGAAAGGAAGTAGAATATTGATCACTAGCCGCAAATCTGAAGTGGCTTTACATGCTGCAAGTCCTAATTTTCTTCCTCACCAACTTCCATTTCTTGGCAAGGAGGAAAGTTGGGAACTTTTCTCTAAGAAGGTGTTCCGAGGAGCTACTTGTCCTGAACATCTTGAAAGACTGGGGAGACAAATTGCGGAAAATTGTGGTGGTTTACCACTAGCTATTGTGGTATTGGGGAGTCTTTTGGCCACCAAGAATAAAGAAAGTCATATATGGAGGAAGGTGACATGTAATATCATTCCGTACCTTAATGAGGAAAGATCAAATTGCTCAGACATATTGGCTCTAAGCTACGATGACTTACCCATGCACTTGAAACCTTGCTTTCTATATTTTGGTATATATCCAGAAGATTTTGAGATACCTGTGAGGCAACTAATCCAATTGTGGATAGCCGAGGGATTTATACAGCAAGCTCACAATACAAATGTGGAGGATGTTGCTGAAGAATATTTGGAGAAACTCATTGATCGAAGCTTGATTCAGGTGGCAACAAGAAGGGCAGATGGAGGAATCAAAACATGTCGTATTCATGATCTTCTACGAGACCTCTGCATAGAAGAGAGCCTTAAAGAGAAGTTTCTTGACATCCGCACAAAAGATAACTTCTCAACAAATAGCCAATCCCGCAGACTTTCCATCCAATGTGCCACCCATCTATCCATTTCAAATCCTCCTGAGCCTTCTTACACTCGTTCCTTGCTATGCTTGGGGGATGATGAAACTTCGAATGTTGAAAGCAACTTGAATTGGGTTTGTGAAACATTTAAGTTGGTTCGGGTTGTAGATCTCGGGAATATGGCAACTTTTAGCGCGATTCccaagaaaatagaaaagctGATCCTTGTGAGGTACTTGAGGATCCAACTATGTGAGCTTGATGTATTGCCGGCTTCCATATGCAGACTCTGGAATCTGGAGACGTTGGACAtgagaaaatctaaaataaaatgcttGCCTAAAGAGGTATGGAggttacaaaaattaaagcatTTGTACCTGGGTGGCCCAACATCTATacctaaaacaaagaaaaaagatttaccTAATCTTCAACTCCTTACCGGTATAGCTATAAATCAAGACACTCTGAGTCTCCTCGCCAAGGACAGATTTCCTAACTTGAAAAAGTTAGGATTACATTTTTCAAGCGGGGTCGAGTTAACGTTATTGTCAAACCTGCATCTCTCATCTCATCTGCAAACTTTGAAAATTAAAGGACTTTTTGATCTTCCAAGTCTAATATCATTCCCCTCGACTCTCACCAAGATAACCTTACTGTGCAAGAACATTTCTCCAAATGTCGTGACAGTGTTAGGTCGCCATACTATACTTCAAATACTGAAAATAAAAGGCGTCAATCCGGTACAGATGGACCTCAATTGCGATGAGAGCAGTTTTCCTCAACTGGAGGTCTTTAAAATGGCAAATTTGGAGATTATGCACTGGAATATGCAAAGTGGTGCAATGCCAAAAGTTCAACATTTGGTCATCGACAATTGCAAGTATTTGAATACTCTCCCTGACGAACTATGGTGCTTGACTGCCTTGCGGGATGTGGAAGTTTTATATCCCTCTGGAAATTTGGCAAGGAAGCTTCAACAGTTGCAAATGAAGAGTGGATGTAAGCTCCAAGTCTATCCTCCCCTGGGCGCAAGCAACTAA